In Agrobacterium tumefaciens, a single genomic region encodes these proteins:
- a CDS encoding helicase-related protein produces MILSGRGVTAVLGPTNTGKTHYAIERMVAHGSGVIGLPLRLLAREVYTRLVEKVGAPNVALITGEEKIAPSKAKYSVCTVEAMPRETTAPFVAIDEVQLAGDLERGHIFTDRVLHLRGREETLLLGAGTMRPILEKLLPGITVVERPRLSQLFYAGQKKITRLPQRTAIVAFSAEEVYAIAELVRRQRGGAAVVMGALSPRTRNAQVGLYQSGDVEYLVATDAIGMGLNLDVDHVAFAQDRKFDGYQFRNLNPGEIGQIAGRAGRHLRDGTFGVTGRVDPFDDELVKRIETHQFDAVKVLQWRTKNFDFSSIANLRTSLDAAPAIQGLSRALPAIDQQALEYLSRYPEIIDVTTTDARVEKLWEACALPDYRRIAPAQHADLISTLYFDLVKRGAVNEDFMAEQVRRADRTDGEIDTLSARIAQIRTWTYVSNRPGWLADPTHWQEKTREIEDRLSDALHERLTKRFVDRRTSVLMRRLRENAMLEAEISVNGDVFVEGHHVGQLAGFRFTPVSGMEGPDQKAVQAAAQKALALEYEARAARLHASGNGDLALSSDGLVRWLGEPVARLSAGDNIMKPRVILFADEQLSGNARDHALARVERFVNHQIATVLKPLDDISRAEDLQGLAKGLAFQLVENLGVLFRRDVTEDVKSLDQDARASMRRYGVRFGAYHVFLPALLKPAPAELVTLLWALKNDGLGRPGYGDLIPVLAAGRTSVVTDASFERMFYKLAGFRFLGKRAVRIDILERLADLIRPLLQWKPGQQPRPEGAYDGRRFTTTTAMLSILGATLDDMEEILKGLGYRADQVTAEEAQAFLAGQTGAAAPVATEAVTGEEESAETEQDEPASEEQETETAAVAEGDASEAAVVEVVGEEVVASEAVSAEGTEPTEPKPVLLWRPGGRNENQRGENRRPGHRGQGREGAREQGERRGEGRRDNRDGANRDNPNRDGANREAANRGGDGERKRDGGRPDRGNNRNNDRGERKDRPERNDRGGKPQGQQRFEAKPPRKEKPMDPDSPFAKLAALKEQLKK; encoded by the coding sequence ATGATCCTGAGCGGCCGCGGTGTCACGGCCGTTCTCGGCCCCACCAATACCGGCAAGACCCATTACGCGATCGAGCGTATGGTCGCGCATGGCAGCGGCGTCATTGGCCTGCCGCTGCGTCTTCTGGCGCGCGAGGTCTATACCCGTCTGGTCGAAAAGGTGGGGGCGCCGAATGTGGCGCTGATAACAGGCGAAGAAAAAATCGCACCGTCCAAAGCCAAATATTCCGTCTGCACCGTTGAAGCCATGCCGCGCGAGACAACCGCCCCCTTCGTCGCCATCGACGAGGTGCAGCTGGCCGGCGATCTTGAGCGTGGTCATATCTTCACCGACCGGGTGCTGCATCTGCGCGGGCGGGAAGAGACGCTGCTTCTGGGTGCCGGCACGATGCGCCCGATCCTTGAAAAGCTGCTGCCGGGAATAACCGTGGTCGAGCGGCCGCGTCTGTCGCAGCTTTTTTATGCGGGCCAGAAGAAGATCACCCGCCTGCCGCAACGCACGGCGATCGTCGCCTTTTCGGCGGAAGAGGTTTATGCCATTGCCGAGTTGGTGCGTCGCCAGCGCGGTGGTGCGGCCGTGGTGATGGGCGCGCTTTCGCCGCGCACGCGCAATGCGCAGGTGGGTCTCTACCAGTCGGGCGATGTGGAATATCTTGTCGCGACGGACGCCATCGGCATGGGCCTCAACCTTGATGTCGATCATGTCGCCTTCGCGCAGGACCGCAAATTCGACGGTTACCAGTTCCGCAATCTCAATCCGGGCGAGATCGGCCAGATCGCCGGCCGCGCCGGCCGCCATCTTCGCGATGGCACGTTCGGTGTGACGGGGCGTGTCGATCCGTTCGACGATGAGTTGGTAAAGCGTATCGAAACCCATCAGTTCGATGCAGTGAAGGTGCTGCAATGGCGGACGAAAAATTTCGATTTTTCCTCCATCGCCAATCTGCGCACGAGCCTCGACGCCGCCCCAGCGATCCAGGGGCTTTCGCGTGCCCTGCCGGCCATCGATCAGCAGGCGCTGGAGTATCTGTCTCGTTATCCTGAGATCATCGACGTGACGACGACGGATGCGCGGGTGGAAAAACTCTGGGAGGCCTGCGCGCTGCCCGATTATCGCCGCATCGCCCCCGCACAGCATGCCGATCTGATCTCCACACTCTATTTCGACCTCGTCAAGCGCGGGGCGGTGAACGAGGATTTCATGGCCGAGCAGGTGCGCCGCGCCGATCGTACGGATGGAGAGATCGATACATTGTCTGCGAGGATTGCGCAGATCAGAACATGGACTTATGTATCGAACCGCCCAGGATGGCTTGCCGATCCGACACACTGGCAAGAAAAGACGCGGGAAATCGAGGATCGATTGTCCGATGCGCTACATGAAAGGTTGACGAAACGCTTTGTTGATCGCAGGACATCTGTGCTCATGAGGCGCCTGAGAGAGAATGCGATGCTTGAAGCTGAAATCAGTGTAAATGGTGATGTCTTCGTAGAAGGACATCACGTCGGTCAATTGGCCGGATTCCGGTTCACGCCGGTGTCGGGAATGGAAGGGCCGGATCAGAAGGCCGTGCAGGCTGCTGCGCAGAAGGCGCTCGCGCTCGAATATGAGGCGCGTGCCGCGCGTTTGCATGCCAGTGGAAATGGTGATCTCGCTTTGAGCTCCGATGGTCTGGTTCGCTGGTTGGGCGAGCCGGTGGCCCGCCTTTCGGCAGGCGATAATATCATGAAGCCGCGGGTGATCCTGTTCGCGGACGAGCAATTGAGCGGCAATGCCCGCGATCATGCGCTGGCGCGCGTCGAACGTTTCGTCAATCATCAGATTGCGACCGTGCTGAAGCCGCTGGACGATATTTCTCGCGCCGAAGACCTTCAGGGTCTGGCGAAAGGACTGGCGTTCCAGCTGGTCGAAAATCTTGGCGTTCTGTTCCGCCGCGACGTCACCGAAGACGTGAAGTCGCTCGATCAGGATGCGCGCGCCTCCATGCGCCGCTATGGCGTGCGTTTCGGCGCATATCACGTTTTCCTGCCCGCATTGCTGAAGCCGGCCCCGGCCGAGCTTGTCACGCTGCTCTGGGCGCTGAAGAATGATGGTCTCGGCAGGCCGGGTTATGGCGATCTTATTCCGGTGCTGGCCGCGGGCCGCACCTCGGTTGTGACAGATGCCAGCTTCGAGCGGATGTTCTACAAGCTCGCCGGTTTCCGTTTCCTCGGAAAGCGCGCCGTGCGTATCGACATTCTCGAGCGTCTGGCCGATCTCATCCGCCCGCTGCTGCAGTGGAAGCCCGGTCAGCAGCCGCGTCCGGAAGGTGCTTATGATGGTCGCCGTTTCACGACGACGACCGCCATGCTTTCCATTCTCGGCGCAACGCTCGACGACATGGAAGAAATTCTCAAGGGCCTCGGTTACCGTGCCGATCAGGTCACGGCGGAAGAGGCGCAGGCCTTCCTCGCCGGCCAGACTGGTGCTGCCGCTCCTGTCGCCACGGAAGCGGTGACGGGCGAAGAGGAAAGCGCTGAGACCGAGCAGGATGAGCCAGCTTCCGAGGAGCAGGAAACCGAAACGGCGGCAGTTGCTGAAGGCGACGCTTCCGAGGCGGCGGTCGTGGAAGTTGTCGGTGAAGAGGTTGTCGCAAGCGAGGCCGTGTCTGCCGAAGGCACTGAACCTACCGAGCCGAAGCCCGTTCTTCTGTGGCGTCCGGGTGGTCGCAACGAAAATCAGCGCGGCGAAAACCGTCGCCCCGGCCATCGTGGTCAGGGTCGTGAAGGCGCACGCGAACAGGGCGAGCGTCGCGGCGAAGGCCGCCGCGACAATCGTGACGGTGCAAACCGTGACAATCCAAATCGCGACGGTGCAAATCGCGAAGCAGCCAATCGCGGTGGCGATGGCGAGCGCAAGCGTGACGGCGGTAGACCCGATCGCGGCAACAACCGCAACAATGATCGCGGGGAGCGCAAAGACCGGCCGGAGCGTAATGACCGTGGTGGAAAGCCGCAGGGTCAGCAGCGCTTCGAAGCCAAGCCACCGCGCAAGGAGAAGCCGATGGATCCGGATTCGCCCTTCGCAAAGCTTGCTGCGCTCAAGGAGCAGCTGAAGAAGTAA
- a CDS encoding ubiquinone biosynthesis hydroxylase — protein MLDVVVAGGGYVGLSAAVAIKQAAPHLNVQVIEAAPDDVWKKDVRASAVIAAATRMLDVFGIWNEIEPEAQPIHKMVVTDSKTADPVRPVFLTFDGAVEEGRPFAHMVPNVAMVGALRGVCERLGIEIRHGFSVSGFTAGPQSTAITLSDGSSLDARLLIACDGVRSALRDMAGIKTVHWAYDQSGIVTTVEHERPHEGCAEEHFLPSGPFAILPLKGNRSSLVWTERTADADRLVASDDLVFEEELERRFGHKLGPVRPVGPRRAFPLGLTLARSFVAPRFALAGDAAHGIHPISGQGLNLGFKDVAALAETVVEADRLGLDIGSLNVLERYQSWRRFDTLRMGVTTDVLNRLFSNDVGPIRIMRDFGLGVVDRLPGLKSYFIGQAAGTTDANAPRLLAGEAL, from the coding sequence ATGCTGGACGTGGTAGTTGCAGGTGGCGGATATGTCGGTCTTTCCGCTGCTGTCGCAATCAAGCAGGCTGCTCCGCACCTCAATGTACAGGTGATTGAAGCCGCCCCTGATGATGTCTGGAAGAAGGATGTCCGCGCCTCCGCCGTCATTGCGGCGGCCACGCGCATGCTCGATGTTTTCGGCATATGGAACGAGATCGAGCCCGAGGCGCAGCCGATCCACAAGATGGTGGTCACCGATTCGAAGACCGCCGATCCCGTCCGCCCGGTCTTTCTGACCTTTGACGGCGCCGTGGAGGAGGGCAGGCCTTTTGCCCATATGGTCCCGAATGTTGCGATGGTGGGCGCGCTGCGTGGCGTTTGTGAGCGTCTCGGCATTGAAATCCGCCACGGTTTCAGTGTTTCCGGTTTTACTGCGGGACCGCAATCGACAGCCATCACCCTTTCCGACGGTTCATCGCTGGACGCGCGATTGCTCATTGCCTGCGACGGTGTTCGCTCGGCGCTACGGGACATGGCTGGCATCAAGACGGTGCATTGGGCCTACGACCAGTCCGGCATCGTCACGACCGTCGAGCACGAACGGCCGCATGAGGGCTGCGCGGAGGAGCATTTCCTGCCCTCCGGCCCCTTTGCCATCCTGCCGTTGAAGGGAAACCGCTCCTCGCTTGTCTGGACCGAGCGCACGGCCGATGCTGACAGGCTGGTCGCTTCCGACGATCTAGTATTTGAGGAGGAGTTGGAGCGCCGGTTCGGCCACAAGCTCGGTCCCGTCCGTCCGGTCGGCCCCCGGCGGGCCTTTCCGCTGGGCCTGACGCTGGCGCGCTCCTTCGTCGCGCCGCGGTTTGCGCTTGCTGGTGACGCAGCGCACGGCATTCATCCGATTTCCGGACAGGGCCTCAATCTCGGCTTCAAGGATGTGGCAGCACTCGCCGAAACCGTGGTCGAGGCTGACCGTCTCGGTCTCGATATTGGCTCTCTCAACGTTCTCGAGCGGTATCAATCCTGGCGGCGTTTCGACACGTTGCGCATGGGTGTGACGACGGATGTGCTGAACCGGCTTTTTTCCAACGATGTCGGTCCCATCCGCATCATGCGCGATTTCGGTCTGGGTGTTGTCGATCGTTTGCCGGGCCTCAAGTCCTATTTCATCGGTCAGGCCGCCGGTACGACGGATGCGAATGCGCCGCGCCTTCTTGCCGGCGAGGCGCTTTGA
- the tesB gene encoding acyl-CoA thioesterase II, which yields MSHPSQTSDPMVNLIATLDLEKLEENLYRGESPQIGWQRVFGGQVIAQALIAAQRTVDDDRLVHSLHAYFMRPGDPLVPIVYQVERIRDGASFCTRRVVAIQHGKAIFSMSASFQIFEDGFNHQIRMPDVTQPEKLMSEEQMQAAFLAKAPASIRKYWSNKRPIEIRPVSLTHYISKEKLEPQQDIWVRAVGDVPDDPRLQSAVLAYLSDMTLLDTSLYAHGTTIFDPSIQVASLDHAMWFHRPCRLDDWLLYTQDSPSASGARGLTRGNIFTRQGELVASVAQEGLIRKRAND from the coding sequence ATGTCGCACCCCTCGCAAACATCAGACCCGATGGTCAATCTCATCGCCACGCTCGATCTTGAGAAGCTGGAAGAGAACCTCTATCGGGGCGAAAGCCCGCAGATCGGCTGGCAGCGAGTTTTTGGCGGCCAGGTCATCGCACAGGCCCTGATCGCCGCGCAGAGAACCGTGGATGACGACCGCTTGGTACATTCGCTACATGCTTATTTCATGCGCCCGGGCGACCCGCTCGTGCCTATCGTCTATCAAGTGGAGCGTATCCGCGACGGCGCAAGCTTCTGCACCCGCCGCGTGGTCGCCATCCAGCACGGCAAGGCGATTTTTTCCATGTCGGCGTCGTTTCAGATCTTCGAGGACGGCTTTAACCATCAGATCAGGATGCCTGATGTAACGCAGCCCGAAAAACTGATGAGCGAGGAGCAGATGCAGGCGGCCTTCCTCGCCAAGGCGCCGGCTTCGATCCGCAAATACTGGAGCAACAAACGGCCGATCGAGATAAGGCCGGTTTCGCTGACCCATTATATCTCGAAGGAAAAGCTGGAGCCGCAGCAGGATATCTGGGTCCGCGCCGTCGGCGACGTGCCTGATGATCCACGCCTGCAATCGGCCGTTCTCGCCTATCTCTCGGACATGACGCTGCTCGACACCTCGCTCTACGCCCATGGAACGACCATCTTCGATCCGTCCATCCAGGTAGCGAGTCTGGACCATGCCATGTGGTTCCACCGCCCCTGCCGGCTGGATGACTGGCTGCTCTACACCCAGGACAGTCCCAGCGCCTCTGGCGCGCGCGGCCTGACCCGTGGCAATATTTTCACCAGACAGGGTGAACTTGTCGCCTCCGTGGCGCAGGAGGGGTTGATCCGCAAAAGGGCAAATGATTAA
- a CDS encoding P-II family nitrogen regulator yields the protein MGNQMKIVMAIIKPFKLDEVREALTGVGIQGLTVTEVKGYGRQKGHTEIYRGTEYAVSFLPKLKIEIAVPSDVVDKAVEAIASAAKTGQIGDGKIFVYSIEQAVRIRTGETNTEAL from the coding sequence ATGGGAAACCAGATGAAAATTGTGATGGCCATTATCAAGCCGTTCAAGCTGGATGAGGTGCGCGAAGCCCTCACCGGCGTCGGCATCCAGGGCCTGACCGTGACCGAGGTGAAGGGTTACGGACGTCAGAAGGGGCATACCGAGATTTATCGCGGCACGGAATACGCGGTGAGCTTCCTTCCCAAGCTGAAAATCGAGATCGCAGTTCCATCCGACGTCGTCGACAAGGCCGTCGAGGCGATCGCGTCTGCGGCAAAGACCGGGCAGATCGGTGACGGCAAGATCTTTGTCTACTCTATCGAACAGGCCGTGCGCATCCGTACCGGCGAAACCAACACAGAAGCGCTTTAA
- a CDS encoding ammonium transporter yields MQLNKFLMLGKLGAAATALMAPAIAFAQDAAPAVAAAAPVPEKADTAFMYIATILVLFMIIPGLALFYGGLVRTKNMLSVLMQCTVIGAVMMLVWVIYGYSFAFGGGTGPYFGGFGKLFLSGVSLDSTSATFSQGVVIYEYTFIAFQMTFAAITPALIIGAFAERVKFSAVILFTILWATFVYFPIAHMVWDANGLIFGMGALDFAGGTVVHINAGIAGLIGAIMVGKRTGFGKDMMAPHSMTLTLVGAAMLWFGWFGFNAGSNLEASGGAVLATMNTFLATAAAIVSWSLVESFTRGKASMLGAASGMIAGLVAVTPAAGSVGPMGAIVLGLIVSPICYFFVSVVKNKFGYDDTADVFGVHGIGGIIGALGTGIFTSPLLGGTGKADFSIASQLWTQFVAVAITIVWCAVVSAILYKIVDVIVGLRVPVEAEREGLDLATHGEAAYHS; encoded by the coding sequence ATGCAACTCAACAAGTTTTTGATGCTCGGCAAGCTGGGCGCCGCAGCGACGGCCCTGATGGCCCCGGCCATCGCTTTTGCCCAGGATGCAGCGCCGGCAGTCGCGGCAGCGGCTCCTGTACCGGAAAAAGCCGATACCGCCTTCATGTATATCGCAACGATCCTCGTGCTGTTCATGATCATTCCGGGTCTGGCGCTGTTTTACGGCGGTCTGGTCCGCACCAAGAACATGCTCTCCGTTCTCATGCAGTGCACGGTCATCGGCGCAGTCATGATGCTCGTCTGGGTCATCTACGGTTACTCCTTCGCCTTCGGCGGCGGCACCGGCCCCTATTTCGGCGGCTTCGGCAAACTGTTCCTGTCGGGCGTTTCGCTTGACAGCACCTCGGCAACCTTCTCGCAGGGCGTCGTGATCTACGAATACACCTTCATCGCCTTCCAGATGACCTTTGCGGCCATCACGCCTGCGCTGATCATCGGTGCTTTCGCAGAACGCGTGAAGTTCTCCGCCGTCATCCTCTTCACCATCCTGTGGGCGACCTTCGTGTATTTCCCGATCGCTCACATGGTCTGGGATGCAAACGGCCTGATCTTCGGCATGGGCGCTCTCGACTTCGCCGGCGGCACCGTCGTTCACATCAATGCCGGTATCGCCGGTCTGATCGGCGCGATCATGGTCGGCAAGCGCACCGGCTTCGGCAAGGACATGATGGCCCCCCACTCCATGACCCTGACGCTCGTCGGTGCAGCCATGCTGTGGTTCGGCTGGTTCGGCTTCAACGCCGGCTCCAACCTCGAAGCATCCGGTGGTGCGGTTCTCGCAACCATGAACACCTTCCTCGCAACGGCTGCAGCTATCGTTTCCTGGTCGCTGGTTGAAAGCTTCACCCGTGGCAAGGCCTCCATGCTGGGCGCCGCTTCGGGCATGATCGCCGGCCTCGTCGCCGTCACGCCTGCCGCCGGCTCTGTTGGCCCGATGGGTGCCATCGTTCTCGGCCTTATCGTCTCGCCGATCTGCTACTTCTTCGTCTCCGTGGTGAAGAACAAGTTCGGTTATGACGACACTGCCGACGTCTTCGGCGTTCACGGCATTGGTGGCATCATCGGCGCGCTCGGCACCGGTATCTTCACCTCGCCGCTGCTTGGCGGCACCGGCAAGGCCGATTTCTCCATCGCCTCGCAGCTCTGGACCCAGTTCGTTGCCGTCGCCATCACCATCGTGTGGTGCGCCGTCGTCTCGGCTATCCTCTACAAGATCGTCGACGTGATCGTTGGCCTCAGGGTTCCGGTCGAAGCCGAACGCGAAGGTCTCGACCTCGCAACCCACGGCGAAGCCGCTTACCACTCCTGA
- a CDS encoding FtsK/SpoIIIE family DNA translocase, translating into MHSPTFDGRHTRFVLTAFFVRQIMALAGFALLATIALGIAALATWNVADPSLSYATGNQPTNLLGYSGAIFADIVMQFLGLSAIISFLPIIAWAIALIAGRKFNRIPARLVAWVAGAIVCAASLGCFPAPVTWPLPNGIGGVIGDMILRFPALFIGAYPTGTIATVLGVIFAAPAAWLMLFAAGIVGGLDDELEREEAVPVATSKARAAREAEEDDEDDGEGFFANMLAFGAMTHYWYITQARFRRLFGLKSKSLHDEFEHPYDFNEYEFGTLNEPSRLKTAINRLDQRAEPSFEERAASRRQMSPPSIALDHDDDMDEEPPFDADGRRLPNGILSDDESDEKFTARQAPGRGQPRITAPSARPKPSERVTREAQASFIAADGFQLPTVHLLAEPKNVVRDNMLSEEVLEQNARLLEGVLEDFGVKGEIIHVRPGPVVTLYELEPAPGIKSSRVIGLADDIARSMSAIAARVAVVPGRNAIGIELPNQTRETVFLRELIGSRDFENSKAKLAMALGKTIGGEPVIADLAKMPHLLVAGTTGSGKSVAINTMILSLLYRMSPEQCRLIMIDPKMLELSIYDGIPHLLSPVVTDPKKAVVALKWTVREMEERYKKMSKIGVRNIDGFNSRVQQALDKGEILTRTVQTGFDRQTGEAIYETEEFDLKPLPYIVVIIDEMADLMMVAGKDIEGAVQRLAQMARAAGIHVIMATQRPSVDVITGTIKANFPTRISFQVTSKIDSRTILGEQGAEQLLGMGDMLYMAGGGRIQRVHGPFVSDNEVEEIVAYLKTQGSPEYLEAITEEDDEDGAGSGPAGGGNFSDSEDPYDQAVAVVLRDGKASTSYVQRRLGIGYNRAASLIERMEQEGIIGPANHAGKREILVPTEADIIER; encoded by the coding sequence ATGCATTCTCCGACATTCGATGGTCGTCACACGCGCTTCGTGTTGACGGCATTTTTCGTGCGTCAGATCATGGCTCTTGCCGGTTTTGCTCTTTTGGCCACGATAGCACTGGGTATTGCCGCACTCGCTACATGGAATGTGGCGGATCCGAGCCTCTCCTATGCCACCGGGAACCAACCCACCAATCTTCTGGGTTACAGCGGCGCGATCTTTGCCGATATCGTGATGCAGTTTCTCGGGCTTTCCGCAATCATTTCATTCCTGCCCATCATCGCCTGGGCGATTGCTCTCATCGCCGGGCGCAAGTTCAATCGTATACCCGCCCGCCTCGTCGCATGGGTTGCGGGCGCCATCGTCTGCGCCGCCTCGCTCGGCTGTTTTCCGGCACCGGTCACATGGCCCCTGCCGAACGGCATTGGCGGCGTCATTGGTGACATGATCCTGCGCTTCCCCGCGCTTTTCATCGGCGCTTACCCCACCGGCACCATCGCCACAGTACTCGGCGTCATATTCGCGGCGCCCGCCGCCTGGCTGATGCTGTTTGCCGCCGGTATCGTCGGCGGTCTGGACGACGAGCTGGAGCGGGAAGAAGCTGTCCCGGTCGCCACCAGCAAAGCCCGCGCTGCCCGTGAAGCGGAAGAGGATGATGAGGACGATGGCGAAGGCTTCTTCGCCAACATGCTCGCCTTTGGCGCAATGACGCATTACTGGTACATCACCCAGGCGCGCTTCCGCCGCCTGTTCGGCCTGAAGTCGAAATCCCTGCACGACGAATTCGAACATCCCTACGATTTCAATGAATATGAATTCGGCACGCTGAACGAACCCTCACGCCTGAAGACCGCGATCAATCGCCTCGACCAGCGCGCGGAACCGTCTTTCGAAGAACGCGCCGCATCGCGCCGGCAAATGTCGCCTCCCTCCATCGCGCTCGATCATGACGACGATATGGATGAGGAGCCGCCTTTCGACGCGGACGGACGCCGCCTGCCGAACGGTATTCTTTCCGACGACGAATCCGATGAAAAATTCACCGCCCGACAGGCCCCCGGACGTGGACAGCCCAGAATAACCGCGCCTTCCGCCCGTCCGAAGCCGAGTGAGCGCGTGACAAGAGAGGCGCAGGCCTCTTTCATCGCCGCCGACGGTTTCCAGCTGCCCACCGTCCATCTACTGGCCGAACCGAAGAATGTCGTGCGCGACAACATGCTGAGCGAAGAAGTGCTCGAACAGAATGCCCGCCTTCTGGAAGGCGTTCTCGAGGATTTCGGCGTCAAGGGTGAGATCATCCACGTCCGCCCCGGCCCGGTGGTTACACTTTACGAACTGGAGCCCGCGCCCGGCATCAAGTCTTCACGCGTCATTGGCCTTGCAGACGATATTGCCCGCTCCATGAGCGCGATCGCCGCCCGCGTCGCCGTCGTTCCCGGCCGCAATGCCATCGGCATCGAACTGCCGAACCAGACCCGCGAGACCGTGTTCCTGCGTGAGCTGATTGGCAGCCGCGATTTCGAAAACAGCAAGGCGAAGCTCGCCATGGCGCTCGGCAAAACCATCGGCGGCGAACCTGTCATCGCCGATCTTGCCAAGATGCCGCATCTGCTCGTCGCCGGCACCACGGGTTCCGGCAAGTCCGTCGCCATCAACACCATGATCCTGTCGCTGCTTTACCGCATGTCACCGGAACAGTGCCGCCTGATCATGATCGACCCGAAAATGCTGGAGCTGTCGATCTATGACGGCATTCCGCATCTGCTTTCCCCCGTCGTCACCGATCCGAAAAAGGCCGTCGTGGCCCTGAAATGGACCGTGCGCGAGATGGAAGAGCGCTACAAGAAGATGTCAAAGATCGGCGTGCGCAACATTGACGGCTTCAACAGCCGCGTGCAGCAGGCGCTGGACAAGGGTGAAATCCTCACCCGCACGGTACAGACAGGCTTCGACCGCCAGACCGGCGAAGCGATCTACGAGACGGAAGAATTCGATCTGAAGCCCCTGCCCTATATCGTCGTTATCATCGACGAAATGGCGGACCTGATGATGGTTGCCGGCAAGGACATCGAAGGCGCGGTGCAGCGGCTGGCGCAGATGGCGCGTGCCGCCGGCATCCACGTCATCATGGCCACCCAGCGCCCGTCCGTCGATGTCATCACCGGCACTATCAAAGCCAACTTCCCGACCCGCATCTCGTTCCAGGTGACGTCGAAGATCGACAGCCGCACGATCCTCGGAGAGCAGGGCGCCGAACAGCTGCTCGGCATGGGCGACATGCTCTATATGGCGGGCGGCGGACGCATCCAGCGTGTGCACGGCCCCTTCGTTTCCGATAATGAAGTCGAAGAAATCGTCGCCTACCTGAAGACACAAGGGTCGCCGGAATACCTGGAAGCGATCACCGAAGAAGACGATGAGGACGGCGCCGGCAGCGGCCCGGCCGGCGGTGGCAACTTCTCCGATTCCGAAGACCCCTACGATCAAGCTGTAGCCGTCGTTCTTCGGGATGGAAAAGCCTCCACTTCCTATGTACAGCGCCGTCTCGGCATCGGTTACAACCGTGCCGCCTCGCTGATCGAACGCATGGAGCAGGAAGGCATTATCGGCCCCGCCAACCACGCCGGAAAACGCGAAATCCTCGTACCGACAGAAGCAGACATCATCGAGCGATAA
- a CDS encoding outer membrane lipoprotein carrier protein LolA, whose protein sequence is MKPPRFMRTIAAMKENRMNDLTTGETANASAAQNGVTRRGVLRAFSMAAVIAGLSPLNAFAQAGGNTATAQKIANHFSSVKTMMGEFVQFGPRGEQTGGKFYIERPGKLRFNYEDPSPMRVISDGKNVVIGNMKLKTWDLYPLSKTPLSLLLSDKIDLSNQKVRDVKEESDLTTIVLGDKSVFGDSTITLMFDPKTFDLRQWTTTDAQNKDTTVMIFNVQTGVNLDERVFNINYEEVRKRG, encoded by the coding sequence ATGAAGCCGCCGCGTTTTATGCGGACAATCGCTGCGATGAAGGAGAACAGAATGAACGACCTGACCACCGGCGAAACGGCCAATGCAAGTGCTGCGCAAAATGGCGTGACGCGGCGTGGGGTGCTGAGAGCATTTTCCATGGCTGCGGTCATCGCGGGCCTGTCGCCGCTCAACGCATTTGCTCAGGCAGGCGGTAATACCGCAACGGCGCAAAAAATCGCCAATCATTTCTCTTCCGTCAAAACCATGATGGGTGAATTTGTGCAGTTCGGCCCGCGCGGCGAACAGACCGGCGGCAAGTTCTACATCGAGCGGCCTGGCAAGCTTCGCTTCAATTATGAAGACCCCTCGCCCATGCGCGTCATCTCCGATGGCAAGAATGTCGTCATCGGTAACATGAAGCTGAAGACATGGGATCTTTATCCGCTGTCGAAGACCCCGCTCAGCCTGCTTCTCTCCGACAAGATCGATCTCAGCAACCAGAAGGTTCGGGATGTAAAAGAAGAATCGGACCTGACCACAATCGTTTTGGGCGACAAAAGCGTGTTTGGCGATTCAACCATCACCCTGATGTTCGATCCGAAAACCTTCGATCTGAGGCAATGGACGACGACCGACGCCCAGAACAAGGACACGACGGTCATGATCTTCAACGTCCAGACCGGCGTGAACCTCGATGAACGTGTCTTCAACATCAATTATGAGGAAGTGCGCAAGCGCGGCTGA